Proteins encoded together in one Candidatus Coatesbacteria bacterium window:
- a CDS encoding DUF3343 domain-containing protein, producing the protein MSAPRLYFVFRTTMHTIAAYRELEDAGISGELVSNPPGIPDCGIALRLAGADRTRAEELLADGETPPQRIVQERPAD; encoded by the coding sequence ATGAGCGCCCCCCGGCTGTACTTCGTCTTCCGCACCACGATGCACACCATCGCCGCCTACCGCGAGCTGGAGGACGCCGGCATCTCCGGCGAGCTGGTCTCCAACCCCCCGGGCATCCCGGACTGCGGCATCGCCCTGCGGCTGGCCGGGGCCGATCGGACCCGGGCCGAAGAGCTGCTCGCCGACGGCGAGACCCCGCCCCAGCGGATCGTCCAGGAACGTCCAGCCGACTGA